Part of the Mangifera indica cultivar Alphonso chromosome 4, CATAS_Mindica_2.1, whole genome shotgun sequence genome, TTTCCAACAACAACTTCATTGGCTCAATTCCCAGTACTGTTTCCAACTTGAAAAAATTACAATACCTGTAAGTGAACTTCAAATATTGCTAAACTGCTCATTTTTGGAAAATTGTTTCTCATGTCTGACTCTGGTGAtggaatttttgaattttaaaccaGGAGAATGAATAATAACAGTCTTTCTGGAACAATTCCTCCCTCTTTGACAAACATGTCCCAGCTTGCTTTTCTGTAATTCTCTTCAAACTTTATCCcatcataataattatatttctctttCCATTTTCATATCTATGTTTGAACAAGGTTaatgatagtttttttttttttttaaatgtaatagGGATATGTCTTTTAATAACTTAAGTGGTCCTGTACCCCATTTCCATGCGAAAACATTCAAGTAAGTTCATCctggattttgttttatttctagTAATAATTTGTCTTCATTATTCACtgatttacatattttattgatttatacaGCATTGTAGGAAACTCTCAGATATGTGCCACCGGAACTGAGCAAGACTGCTTTGGAACTGCACCAATACCCATGTCTATTGCCTTGAATAATACACAAAGTAAATATAATTCCCGGCTACTTTCAAGTTTTTTCATTACTTGGAAATTTAAAGTTCTCTGCTATTCAAGAAtttgtgtttcttctttttaactTACAATTATCTCCCTTTGAGTTTTGACTTTAGTTTACGGCTTACTTTGAAGTTGAACCTGCTTTTGTTTATATGCCATCACTTTTGTGCTTCTGTTTGAAACTCAAACTATTCTGACAGGAATTTTATTTGCCTTTTTAGACTCACAACCTTTGAAGACGCCTAAGAGCCATAGAATTGCACTGGCTCTTGGTTCAAGCCTAGCCTGCATCTGCCTACTGATTCTTGGATTTGGATTTTTTCTCTGGTGGAGGCAACGGCATAACcagcaaatattttttgattttaatgGTAAGTGAAGCATAAATTGGTTTTGAAGCACCAAATAGTTGATAGAAACAATTGAACTTGTTCTCATATATACACtcattttaatgttttagaACAACGTCGTGAAGAAGTTTGCCTAGGAAACTTGAAGAGATTTCATTTCAAAGAACTTCAGGTTGCTACAAACAATTTCAGCAGCAAGAACTTGGTTGGAAAAGGTGGCTTTGGAAATGTCTATAAAGGGTATCTCCAAGATGGAACTGTCGTGGCTGTTAAAAGGCTCAAAGATGGAAATGCCATAGGAGGTGAAATCCAATTTCAAACTGAAGTGGAGATGATCAGCTTGGCAGTTCATCGAAATCTCATCCGGCTCATTGGATTTTGTATGACAGCAACGGAGCGACTTTTGGTTTATCCCTACATGTCCAATGGGAGTGTTTATTCACGTCTCAAAGGTAAAGCACTCATCAATGTCCCCACAGTATTATGTTTAAGCACATGAAACATAACATTACtccttctttaattttttcttgcaGGCAAGCCAGCCTTGGACTGGAGTACAAGAAGAAGAATTGCCCTGGGAGCTGCAAGGGGTTTACTATACTTGCATGAACAGTGTGATCCCAAGATAATTCATAGGGATGTGAAGGCTGCAAATATATTGCTTGATGATTACTGTGAGGCCGTCGTTGGAGACTTTGGGTTAGCAAAATTGTTGGATCACCAAGATTCACATGTGACAACAGCTGTGAGAGGAACTGTGGGACACATAGCCCCAGAGTATCTATCAACTGGCCAATCCTCAGAAAAAACTgatgtttttggttttggtaTTCTTCTTCTTGAATTGATATCTGGCCTAAGAGCTTTAGAATTTGGGAAGTCGGCGAATCAGAAAGGAGCTATGCTTGACTGGGTGAGCTGAACAAACATGTTTTACTTGTTTGAAATTGAGTCGGGTTATTTCTTCAAGTCAATTATTCTGATTCAATTCATTTATGATTATAACTGCAGGTGAAGAAAATTCACCAGGAAAAGAAGCTAGAGATGCTAGTTGACAAGGATCTGAAAAATAACTATGACAGAATCGAGCTTGAAGAGATGGTTCAAGTAGCTCTGTTATGTACACAATACCTTCCACTTCACAGACCAAAAATGTCTGAAGTGGTTCGGATGCTTGAAGGAGATGGACTGGCCGAGAAATGGGCAGCTTCTCAAAGAGCTGAAGCAACCAGTTCTAGACCCAATGAGTTCTCTTCTTCTGAGAGATACTCTGATCTTACTGACGACTCTTCATTGCTGGTTCAAGCAATGGAACTCTCTGGACCAAGGTGACATGATGCTTCATGCAAGGACATAAATAAATGTGATAATGTtgaaaagaaacagaaaaacaGTGGTCGAATCTGAGAACAGGAATGTACCAAAATGAGTTTGTTGTATGGTAGCAATATACGGAAGATCCCAAGCTTTGTGTCAAATATCTGACTGTACAGATTTGAATtaagaaaactaacatttgaGTGTAATATGTTCAGTTTTTATTGAGGAATTTTCCTTAGATGTTTTACAGCAACCCGTTGTAATAATACTGCTCttcttgaaataaaatttgttcGCTCTCTAAATTTTATAGACAAGAAATTAATCCATATGATCAGAATGTTAGTTGATGTGCCCTTAAAGTGGCTTTATTTCCCACTTAAGAACAATTCTTTCTATGCAAGCACAATACAATAATCGAGATGTGAGTTACAATACATTAGTATTGTAGTCTAGAAATAATTCAAAAGAGTAACAGTGAGGAGGACAATATCTCAAATATTTTGCTTGATTACACGAAATGTTGCCATCGAGATTTTAGCatgttaaatcaaatttctttCTGAGCCTGTGATATAACGAGTTATGCAATTCCAGTATTTAAGTTCAGGAAATTAACTTACATAAGCTAACATCATCAAGTTTCGCTTCATGAGAATTGGTGATCAATGACTTGTTGAAAATCATTTGCACTTTCATTTctgtaaattatgaaaatgtttgAGCTAAACATCCAACAACTAAATTGGAAGTCCAAAATTTTACCTGCAAATATTGTAGGGACAGATGAGAATACTTTACATGACCCACAATGCTTAATCCTGAACAAATACAATTTCTGCTTGAGCAGAGGCCCGTCGAAATCTCAACAACTCAATCAACATGTTCAGTTTTGTATCTGTCCACATCTCAATCAACATGTTCTGTCTTGTATGTCTAACAAATGCACATGGTTTGATGCTCATTATCTCAAGCACTGGAGAACTCTTCAGCAAAAATTTGATTAGTTCCATCTCATGCAGCACACCAGACATATCAGTCATCTTCACAAGTTTGAGTTGTTTAAATGTGCAATCTGAAGGGCATTCTTTCTCCCAGACGTCCAAATCATCTGCTTCTACAGCAGCTGATGTATTTGATAAGCCctataaaaaacaataacacaATTTTGTGCTAATTAAAAATACTTCAACATGAGATTTTAATGAATAAACTTCCGATAgctcataaaattaaaattttcatgttcATCATAACTTACTGAAATTTGAAGTTCTTTCAAGTTAGGTGAGTTTGTAATCAAACGAAAAACGACCAGTAGCTCTTTCATATCTTCAAAACTTACTTCATACAATTCAATTGTATGTAGATGGCTATATGTAATGGGAAGTCTCCCTGGGTCATTACCTATACTTAAATactttggagaaaaaaaaaattataataaagaaaagagagaaaatcagTTCAGCTATGTGTCTGTTTATGCTAAAAAATTGCTATTATATGATCATAGCAATTTCATCAAAGTGAAAAAAGACATTAGCAGCATAATGTTACCTTCGTGAAGTAAATAGATCCAACAAGCTTCTCAAGAAGAGGTACTCCACCAAGAAACTGGATAAAATTGCAACTTGAACTTTGCTCAAAGTGTTCGGTAATGTCATCAGTCATATCCATAGCAACTGATAATGAAACTAAAAGTGGGGTATTTTCAAGACAGATGTCTTTGAACTCACCTTCTAAAAACAAGTACTTGAGATTTGGAGCACATATAAAAAGGTCTAAGCTGTCAAAGTGTGACAATGAGAGACTCTCTAGGAGCGGACAACTAGAAATAAGACTTTCAATAGCCTCAGAGGCGACCAAAACTTGATGAAGATTAAGGCTTTTCAAACATGAAAATCCTTTAAAAGCCAGAGGAGGATTGAATTCACAATGGAAAAGTTCCAAATGAGTTAACTTTCTACAATTAAAAAGACATGAAGGTACTCTAAACAATTCCCCTTCCCCTAATTCCAGCACCAATTCCCTAATGTCATTCCTTGACAGGAAAAGTATCCACTGATCTATATCGGGGCACCACTGCAACTGTGTTGTACTAAGCTGGAACTTATGAATTGGTCCTTGGTGAAGGAAGAGAGCTCCAGTAATAAATTTTACCAGGCTATTTTCAAACAGGGATCGCTCATTAGAAAAAGCAACACAGTTTTCATCAAATACAAGCTGAGAGATTGTCGCCCATCTATACCTCCATTTACTAGATAAAATGCTAGTTCTCAAAGCATCCCTTATTGGCAGTCGAGTCAGGATGCTTTCTATAATGCTATGGGGCAAATCACTGATGAAATCCTGCTGCTCAACATCACCCATCTCTGTTTTCAATTACACCAGCAAATCGAAACAAAATCAACCTTATACTAATTGTACAAGTATAAAATCAGATGCAATTCCAAACACTATctcccttaaaatttaaaaaaatgaacaaaacccTTGATGATTATCCTAAACATCCATGTACTTGCTAATTGCATCTAGTCCCAGAATTGAAACATGGTAGCCGAAAATTAAACCAAACGCCTGATTTACGTTTCTTTTCCATGGTTTGGTTGATGAGAAAACATGGGGAAGCaatcaaaataatcaattttctcGGGACCCAGAAACAGACATGTATAGAATTCATTATAAGTGATGAAGTAATGGTGGAGAATATGTAGACTTACTCAGAGTTGGTGGAGAGGTGTTGTGCTTCTTTGTTCTTCACCAAAGTAGAGATCCAATATTCTTCAGGGGTGGCTCTATGACTGTTGTGTATGGCGTGTCCACTATACCAGAatcttaaaacaataaaatattgttgaattgaatcaaaatgatattaaacaTATGTAAAAGGTCAAACCTCGTTACCCACCCAGGTTTGATGGAACCCGCTCTCACCCgaaactataaaaattttaaatatctattcatcACTATTATcattaggataaaattattgtttaataaaaatattttaaaaagttaaaaatttatgagatttttacccccatatttaaaaactaataaattctcttattcaaagtttaaaaaacttatatttttcttctaagatttttttttgcaCGTTGTTGATGAGTAGAGACAATGGCCACAACGATGTTCCCCCTCCCTTCTAACTTTTCTCTCAGTTCCACTCAATTTTCAGCTATCACCAATTAAGAAAATTAGATGACAATGATCGTTCTTCTTCTAAGACATAAACAAATCGCATCTTTGTTTAGAAGCAAacgattcatcttcatcagCCAATTTCTTTAATACATGATGGCCAAAAATGGAGTGtaactaagagagaaaatgttgtCATCGTCGTCTCTGACCATCAACAATGGTAGCTGAAAATACTCCAGGAGGAAATATTGACTTTTCgatttttggataagaaaaaatttgttaaatttttaaacttagagagagaaaatatgataaatttttagattttttaaatatttttataaataataattatactcttAATAATATCagtgaaatttaacatataaataggtatttggatttttcctAGTTAATGGGTGAAAAGGTAgttttgcatcaaaccttgggtgggaaatagtctatGATTGACGAAATTACATCGATTATGTCCATTTAGTCCCCTGAGTTTTAAAGAAGTTTTCCTGTATAATCCAAATTCCAAATTATTCACTGCCTCTACCTACTGTTAGTCATTTTCATCAAAACTAATATTTGACAGGTTTTAACTTCtaaattgatgaaattaaaTTACCCCTAAAATAAGtttctataaattaaaaactatctaaattttaataattaatttaacaccaaaattcaataaaattaccttaaacaagaaaaattttataaattagagaaatctctcaatttttgattatttttcataaaattttaatgatttttgcttcttttaaaattgtttaaagaatttttcaacaatttttttttttaaattttagatttttaatgataatattgtttataaattagaTGGTAACAGTTGGATAGATGGTTGGATAAAAG contains:
- the LOC123214688 gene encoding F-box/FBD/LRR-repeat protein At1g13570-like isoform X2, with the translated sequence MGDVEQQDFISDLPHSIIESILTRLPIRDALRTSILSSKWRYRWATISQLVFDENCVAFSNERSLFENSLVKFITGALFLHQGPIHKFQLSTTQLQWCPDIDQWILFLSRNDIRELVLELGEGELFRVPSCLFNCRKLTHLELFHCEFNPPLAFKGFSCLKSLNLHQVLVASEAIESLISSCPLLESLSLSHFDSLDLFICAPNLKYLFLEGEFKDICLENTPLLVSLSVAMDMTDDITEHFEQSSSCNFIQFLGGVPLLEKLVGSIYFTKGLSNTSAAVEADDLDVWEKECPSDCTFKQLKLVKMTDMSGVLHEMELIKFLLKSSPVLEIMSIKPCAFVRHTRQNMLIEMWTDTKLNMLIELLRFRRASAQAEIVFVQD
- the LOC123214688 gene encoding F-box/FBD/LRR-repeat protein At1g13570-like isoform X1; amino-acid sequence: MGDVEQQDFISDLPHSIIESILTRLPIRDALRTSILSSKWRYRWATISQLVFDENCVAFSNERSLFENSLVKFITGALFLHQGPIHKFQLSTTQLQWCPDIDQWILFLSRNDIRELVLELGEGELFRVPSCLFNCRKLTHLELFHCEFNPPLAFKGFSCLKSLNLHQVLVASEAIESLISSCPLLESLSLSHFDSLDLFICAPNLKYLFLEGEFKDICLENTPLLVSLSVAMDMTDDITEHFEQSSSCNFIQFLGGVPLLEKLVGSIYFTKYLSIGNDPGRLPITYSHLHTIELYEVSFEDMKELLVVFRLITNSPNLKELQISGLSNTSAAVEADDLDVWEKECPSDCTFKQLKLVKMTDMSGVLHEMELIKFLLKSSPVLEIMSIKPCAFVRHTRQNMLIEMWTDTKLNMLIELLRFRRASAQAEIVFVQD
- the LOC123213168 gene encoding protein NSP-INTERACTING KINASE 2-like; translation: MEMMRRKDATLCFVALLSLWTSACGLLSPKGVNYEVQALVSIKTLLFDPHDVLSNWDENSVDPCSWVLVTCSDGFVTSLGAPSQNFSGLLSPSIGNLTYLQLVLLQNNNISGHIPSEIGRLSNLQTLDLSNNNFIGSIPSTVSNLKKLQYLRMNNNSLSGTIPPSLTNMSQLAFLDMSFNNLSGPVPHFHAKTFNIVGNSQICATGTEQDCFGTAPIPMSIALNNTQNSQPLKTPKSHRIALALGSSLACICLLILGFGFFLWWRQRHNQQIFFDFNEQRREEVCLGNLKRFHFKELQVATNNFSSKNLVGKGGFGNVYKGYLQDGTVVAVKRLKDGNAIGGEIQFQTEVEMISLAVHRNLIRLIGFCMTATERLLVYPYMSNGSVYSRLKGKPALDWSTRRRIALGAARGLLYLHEQCDPKIIHRDVKAANILLDDYCEAVVGDFGLAKLLDHQDSHVTTAVRGTVGHIAPEYLSTGQSSEKTDVFGFGILLLELISGLRALEFGKSANQKGAMLDWVKKIHQEKKLEMLVDKDLKNNYDRIELEEMVQVALLCTQYLPLHRPKMSEVVRMLEGDGLAEKWAASQRAEATSSRPNEFSSSERYSDLTDDSSLLVQAMELSGPR